A single region of the Streptomyces caelestis genome encodes:
- a CDS encoding CapA family protein, whose product MAVTTACTSAASAPQVKPGGRSFTVAAAGDVLIHPELVDQAAKDAKKTGEGEAGLDFGPLLAGIKPVISKADLAICHMETPVGKPRGPFEGYPEFLVPPQILTTLKDVGYDTCSTASNHTYDHGLGAVRRTLNAMDKAGLGHTGSARTPEEAERISIRDVNGVKVAHLSFSWMSFRHPTPEKEKWAFNQLDADAIKDAEARAREKGAEVVILSVHWGAEHYNEPSLPQLRLAERLTEETGIDLVIGHHSHAVQPIQKVNGTWVAYSLGNQVARHSSPTGVTEEGAIGWFEFRETTDGWDVSARYATTLVDIPPEVEAGEKPPADAVEDHRVVDVRRRLDAPGDLSEERLARYRLAADRTRGFLYNRGAPGGDGLKELTLERD is encoded by the coding sequence ATCGCCGTGACGACCGCGTGCACCTCCGCGGCCTCCGCACCGCAGGTGAAGCCGGGCGGGCGCTCGTTCACCGTCGCCGCCGCCGGTGACGTGCTGATCCATCCCGAGCTGGTCGATCAGGCCGCCAAGGATGCCAAGAAGACCGGCGAGGGAGAGGCCGGGCTGGACTTCGGACCGCTGCTCGCCGGGATCAAGCCGGTCATCAGCAAGGCCGATCTGGCCATCTGTCACATGGAGACGCCCGTCGGAAAGCCGCGGGGGCCCTTCGAGGGGTATCCGGAGTTCCTCGTGCCGCCGCAGATCCTGACGACGCTCAAGGACGTGGGCTACGACACCTGCTCGACGGCCTCCAATCACACCTACGACCACGGCCTGGGGGCTGTGCGGCGCACCTTGAACGCCATGGACAAGGCCGGCCTCGGGCACACCGGCTCCGCTCGCACGCCCGAGGAGGCGGAGCGGATCAGCATCCGTGACGTCAACGGCGTCAAGGTCGCCCACCTCTCGTTCTCCTGGATGTCGTTCCGCCACCCGACGCCGGAGAAGGAGAAGTGGGCGTTCAACCAGCTCGACGCGGACGCGATCAAGGACGCCGAGGCCCGGGCCCGCGAGAAGGGCGCCGAGGTGGTCATCCTCTCGGTCCACTGGGGGGCCGAGCACTACAACGAACCGAGCCTTCCCCAGCTGCGATTGGCGGAGCGGCTCACCGAGGAGACCGGGATCGACCTGGTGATCGGGCACCACTCCCACGCGGTGCAGCCGATCCAGAAGGTGAACGGCACCTGGGTCGCCTACAGCCTGGGCAACCAGGTCGCCCGTCACTCCTCACCCACCGGGGTCACCGAGGAGGGCGCGATCGGTTGGTTCGAGTTCCGCGAGACGACCGACGGCTGGGACGTCTCGGCCCGCTACGCCACGACGCTCGTGGACATCCCGCCCGAGGTGGAGGCCGGTGAGAAGCCGCCCGCCGACGCGGTCGAGGACCACCGGGTGGTGGACGTGCGGCGGAGGCTCGACGCGCCGGGCGACCTCTCCGAGGAGCGGCTCGCCCGCTACCGGCTGGCGGCCGACCGTACGCGTGGCTTCCTGTACAACCGCGGGGCACCGGGCGGCGACGGCCTGAAGGAGCTCACGCTGGAGCGTGACTAG
- a CDS encoding HAMP domain-containing protein, with protein MPLLGGVRPPIALLCVLVLALAGLTAQVLGPAGEQPVPQAVLSSQQHFAEDGAIALRASIDERVTDLNRTAAALNAGPPVKPERVLSDLGKTYQKWTGTTVLDLESGKVLAARGETIPLAWLDKDVLTGDKALKPRMVRLETGDVRLMTMAVLGGEDRPQQLLIASNSLSVPAINLGQFRSMAVVATGGEILATAGFEQSEALNTDQERKELAFLQKQMSGLSAQAARETEQDPVSAREPGSRGYPGVSGTLVGGSYNGRVATAGYASLSSADPEEKQSVGAGLGLTVVALLPVVEQQAAAADRELYGLLAAGALVVLGLLAAAVLWATVQRPLLRLFLESRRLARGDLTRPVDVPRWGEAARIGSALERLRAQLGGPTGDPGGRQRVKGRFGVRGPLALTAVLLLLWCVPVGLLLNRTDDSVSIPASMVADQRDRTDLVADRVRRALNEAQADLVSTSRLIDPDDAGAGGALLEETLREHTRYQALYVLDEDGEVVARAGKEPRAGFADADEQPLVRVSGKGDKKPVVQAGAPLPGRKGMTLVGEVRVEFLNSLLKRPGLGEVRVVDSRAETIAASDGFLAFEELPRDALADLVRAGSVHVGAGPVENGLLIREGRGTTVAAAAPFSGGGVAADIGWTVVSWQNAKDFQITPYQREDRSVLAGLLGLALIVVCLGWVHLVVARPMRALAAGAEKLADGDLKSVLYPRYQDEVGAVVRSLELLRQQLQAQKQTQARRLAEPEPGVRGR; from the coding sequence ATGCCGCTGCTGGGCGGCGTCCGTCCCCCGATCGCGCTGCTGTGCGTGCTGGTGCTCGCCCTCGCCGGCCTCACCGCCCAGGTGCTCGGGCCCGCCGGTGAGCAGCCCGTACCGCAGGCGGTGCTCTCCTCGCAGCAGCACTTCGCGGAGGACGGCGCCATCGCCCTGCGCGCCTCGATCGACGAGCGGGTCACCGACCTGAACCGCACGGCTGCCGCGCTGAACGCCGGGCCGCCCGTGAAGCCCGAGCGCGTCCTGTCCGACCTGGGGAAGACGTACCAGAAGTGGACGGGCACCACGGTCCTGGACCTGGAGAGCGGCAAGGTGCTGGCCGCCAGGGGTGAAACGATTCCCCTCGCCTGGCTGGACAAGGACGTCCTCACCGGCGACAAGGCCCTCAAACCTCGCATGGTGCGGCTGGAGACCGGTGACGTCCGCCTGATGACCATGGCGGTCCTGGGCGGCGAGGACCGGCCGCAGCAGCTGCTGATCGCCTCCAACAGCCTGTCCGTGCCCGCCATCAACCTGGGCCAGTTCCGCTCCATGGCGGTCGTCGCCACCGGCGGGGAGATCCTCGCCACGGCGGGCTTCGAACAGTCCGAGGCGCTCAACACCGATCAGGAGCGCAAGGAGCTGGCCTTCCTCCAGAAGCAGATGAGCGGGCTGTCCGCCCAGGCGGCACGGGAGACCGAGCAGGACCCGGTCAGCGCCAGGGAGCCGGGCTCCCGCGGCTACCCCGGTGTCAGCGGGACCCTGGTCGGCGGAAGCTACAACGGCCGTGTCGCCACGGCCGGTTACGCCTCCCTCTCCTCCGCCGATCCGGAGGAGAAGCAAAGCGTCGGCGCGGGCCTCGGACTCACCGTCGTCGCCCTGCTGCCCGTGGTCGAGCAGCAGGCCGCCGCTGCCGACCGGGAGCTGTACGGGCTGCTGGCGGCCGGAGCTCTGGTCGTGCTCGGACTGCTCGCCGCGGCCGTGCTGTGGGCGACCGTGCAGCGGCCGTTGCTGCGGCTGTTCCTGGAGTCCCGCCGACTGGCCCGGGGCGACCTGACCCGCCCGGTGGACGTGCCCCGCTGGGGTGAGGCCGCGCGCATCGGCTCCGCCCTGGAGAGGCTGCGCGCACAGCTGGGCGGCCCGACCGGTGATCCCGGCGGGCGCCAGCGCGTCAAGGGGCGGTTCGGGGTGCGCGGGCCGCTCGCGCTGACCGCCGTCCTGCTGTTGCTGTGGTGCGTGCCCGTCGGCCTCCTGCTGAACCGCACCGACGACTCCGTCAGCATCCCGGCCAGCATGGTCGCGGACCAGCGTGACCGGACCGACCTGGTCGCCGACCGGGTACGCCGGGCGCTCAACGAGGCGCAGGCGGACCTGGTCTCCACGTCCCGGCTGATCGACCCGGACGATGCCGGCGCCGGCGGCGCCCTGCTGGAGGAGACCCTGCGCGAGCACACCCGCTACCAGGCGCTGTACGTCCTCGACGAGGACGGCGAGGTCGTCGCCCGCGCCGGCAAGGAGCCGCGCGCCGGATTCGCCGACGCGGACGAGCAGCCGCTGGTCCGGGTGTCCGGCAAGGGCGACAAGAAGCCGGTCGTCCAGGCCGGGGCGCCCCTGCCGGGCCGCAAGGGCATGACCCTGGTCGGCGAGGTCCGGGTCGAGTTCCTCAACTCGCTGCTGAAGCGGCCCGGGCTCGGCGAGGTCCGCGTGGTGGACTCCAGGGCGGAGACCATCGCCGCCAGCGACGGCTTCCTGGCCTTCGAGGAACTGCCGCGCGACGCGCTCGCCGACCTCGTCCGGGCCGGCAGCGTCCACGTCGGTGCCGGTCCCGTCGAGAACGGCCTGCTGATCCGTGAGGGACGCGGGACCACGGTCGCCGCGGCCGCCCCGTTCTCCGGCGGCGGCGTGGCGGCCGACATCGGCTGGACCGTGGTCAGCTGGCAGAACGCCAAGGACTTCCAGATCACCCCGTACCAGCGCGAGGACCGCAGCGTCCTGGCCGGGCTGCTCGGCCTGGCCCTGATCGTCGTCTGCCTCGGCTGGGTCCACCTGGTCGTGGCCCGGCCGATGCGGGCGCTTGCGGCGGGTGCGGAGAAGCTGGCCGACGGCGACCTCAAGTCCGTGCTGTACCCCCGCTACCAGGACGAGGTCGGCGCCGTCGTACGCAGCCTCGAACTGCTCCGTCAGCAGCTCCAGGCCCAGAAGCAGACCCAGGCGCGCCGGCTCGCGGAGCCGGAGCCCGGCGTTCGGGGAAGGTGA
- the pgsB gene encoding poly-gamma-glutamate synthase PgsB: MLYLYFVLLTGSVLLLVAGIVEQRRHYAGLHSIPSRVLVNGIRGKSSITRLCAGALRGGGLVTVAKTTGTAARFIHPDATEEPVYRKFGIANVVEQIGIVRRAATYRPDALVIECMAVMPALQEVNQSKLIRSTIGVLCNVREDHLAEMGPTLDDVARSLCRSMPEGGICVTAEKDRFHILQEEADARDCQLVYADPETVTDEELRGFSWFTFKENVAIALVVAELLGVERSVALQGMYDAPPDPGVLSVERYVAPEGKRLAFANVFAANDPESTLMNINQLLDLGAIHRPLNVVINCRPDRVERNGQMGEIIPDLQPDHVFVIGHPAKSAIDAIPAEWRDRAIDLGGERRSAEEFMPLLIERLSADSSLVAIGNIHGQGEELLEYLAELPADESATADAARPSATPTPAQPARLDPYASYPMAYEERYQASRTQEIPVVHIPAQPSGPYADAGYAAPDPYQQVPYADPAEQAWQYADDPYGHSPYPRADGRGQPPRS; this comes from the coding sequence GTGCTCTATCTGTACTTCGTCCTGCTCACCGGCAGCGTGCTGCTGCTGGTGGCGGGCATCGTGGAACAGCGCCGGCACTATGCCGGCCTGCACAGCATCCCGTCGCGGGTGCTCGTGAACGGCATCCGCGGCAAGTCCTCCATCACCCGGCTGTGCGCCGGGGCCCTGCGCGGCGGCGGGCTGGTGACCGTGGCCAAGACCACGGGCACGGCGGCCCGGTTCATCCACCCCGACGCCACCGAGGAGCCGGTCTACCGCAAGTTCGGCATCGCCAACGTGGTGGAGCAGATCGGCATCGTGCGGCGGGCCGCCACCTACCGGCCCGACGCCCTCGTCATCGAGTGCATGGCCGTCATGCCGGCCTTGCAGGAGGTGAACCAGAGCAAGCTGATCCGCTCCACGATCGGCGTGCTGTGCAACGTCCGCGAGGACCACCTCGCCGAGATGGGGCCCACCCTCGACGACGTGGCGCGGTCACTGTGCCGGTCCATGCCGGAGGGCGGCATCTGCGTCACCGCGGAGAAGGACCGCTTCCACATCCTCCAGGAGGAGGCCGACGCCCGTGACTGCCAGTTGGTCTACGCCGACCCGGAGACCGTCACGGACGAGGAGCTGCGCGGCTTCAGCTGGTTCACCTTCAAGGAGAACGTGGCGATCGCCCTCGTCGTGGCCGAACTGCTCGGCGTGGAGCGGAGCGTCGCCCTGCAGGGCATGTACGACGCCCCGCCGGACCCGGGCGTGCTGTCCGTCGAGCGCTATGTGGCACCCGAGGGCAAGCGGCTCGCCTTCGCCAACGTCTTCGCGGCCAACGACCCCGAGTCGACGCTGATGAACATCAACCAGCTCCTCGACCTCGGAGCCATCCACCGGCCGCTGAACGTCGTGATCAACTGCCGGCCCGACCGCGTGGAGCGCAACGGCCAGATGGGCGAGATCATCCCCGACCTCCAGCCGGACCACGTCTTCGTCATCGGGCACCCCGCCAAGAGCGCGATCGACGCCATCCCCGCCGAGTGGCGCGACCGCGCGATCGACCTCGGGGGCGAACGGCGGTCGGCCGAGGAGTTCATGCCTCTCCTCATCGAGCGCCTGTCCGCCGACTCCTCCCTGGTCGCCATCGGCAACATCCACGGCCAGGGCGAGGAACTGCTGGAGTACCTGGCCGAACTCCCGGCGGACGAGTCCGCCACCGCCGACGCCGCGCGGCCCTCGGCCACGCCCACACCGGCCCAGCCGGCGCGCCTGGACCCCTACGCCTCGTACCCCATGGCCTACGAGGAGCGCTACCAGGCCTCCCGCACCCAGGAGATCCCGGTGGTCCACATCCCGGCCCAGCCGTCGGGGCCCTACGCCGACGCCGGGTACGCCGCCCCGGACCCGTACCAGCAGGTGCCGTACGCCGACCCGGCCGAGCAGGCATGGCAGTACGCCGACGACCCCTACGGGCACTCCCCGTACCCGAGGGCCGACGGCAGGGGGCAGCCGCCCCGTTCCTGA
- a CDS encoding poly-gamma-glutamate biosynthesis protein PgsC/CapC, which yields MTTAALTPEMAALGIAIGLFFSLLCYLTTNLSPGGMITPGWLALTLIEDLQRAAMVVGVTALTYAGTKVMQRLVILYGKRLFAAVVLLGVLLQATVMIVLSIEFPLLYGNQTLGFIVPGLIAYQMVRQPKGPTLLATGTVSLMAYIVVAAGLLLGVMPTV from the coding sequence TTGACCACCGCCGCCCTGACCCCCGAGATGGCCGCCCTCGGCATCGCCATCGGCCTGTTCTTCTCGTTGCTGTGCTACCTGACCACCAACCTGTCGCCCGGCGGCATGATCACGCCGGGCTGGCTCGCGCTGACCCTCATCGAGGACCTCCAGCGAGCCGCCATGGTGGTCGGCGTCACCGCCCTCACCTACGCGGGCACCAAGGTCATGCAGCGGCTGGTGATCCTCTACGGCAAGCGGCTGTTCGCCGCCGTGGTCCTGCTGGGCGTGCTGCTCCAGGCCACCGTGATGATCGTGCTCTCGATCGAGTTCCCGCTGCTGTACGGCAACCAGACCCTCGGCTTCATCGTGCCCGGCCTGATCGCGTACCAGATGGTCCGCCAGCCCAAGGGGCCGACGCTGCTGGCGACCGGCACCGTCTCGCTCATGGCCTACATCGTCGTCGCCGCCGGACTGCTGCTCGGCGTCATGCCCACCGTCTGA
- a CDS encoding NlpC/P60 family protein, whose translation MAGKKKSRPVLSGLVVLALVATSGYLTVELRKQEDKGVPEITNVGVLDGSDRADGATKTRDKGGESWSRLENPARSVLRGSDGQVKAVFTDGARTATLTGPARTFAEPSSTSSKVSTTDWVRLMPESWKKGAEKEKWFKDWYAELAGSKEDDLIAVAFQYVAGAKEKKDAQGIAYAGDANFGPLNTAGAEGGDLRLEQSDFYDYLGVQYPFRDGVTGQPETARAKSIDCSGYMRMVFGYRARYPLMSSDGSGDGLPRTANGMARSDQGADVLPLTGVSPKSRPTGIDQLQPGDLVFFKLDARTGQRLDHVGMVLGYDTEGHLLFISSREEVNGPTIGDVGGVSRLDGNGYYAKTLRSAKRL comes from the coding sequence ATGGCAGGAAAGAAGAAATCACGGCCGGTCCTCTCCGGCCTCGTGGTGCTGGCGCTCGTCGCGACCTCCGGCTACCTCACCGTGGAGCTGCGCAAACAGGAGGACAAGGGCGTCCCGGAGATCACGAACGTCGGCGTGCTGGACGGCTCGGACCGGGCCGACGGCGCGACGAAGACCCGGGACAAGGGCGGGGAGAGCTGGTCCCGGCTGGAGAACCCCGCCCGCTCCGTGCTGCGCGGATCCGACGGCCAGGTCAAGGCCGTGTTCACCGACGGGGCGCGCACCGCGACCCTGACCGGACCGGCCCGCACCTTCGCCGAGCCCTCGTCGACGAGCTCCAAGGTCTCCACGACGGACTGGGTCCGCCTCATGCCCGAGTCCTGGAAGAAGGGCGCGGAGAAGGAGAAGTGGTTCAAGGACTGGTACGCCGAACTCGCGGGCAGCAAGGAGGACGACCTGATCGCCGTCGCCTTCCAGTACGTCGCGGGCGCCAAGGAGAAGAAGGACGCGCAGGGCATCGCCTACGCCGGTGACGCCAACTTCGGTCCCCTCAACACGGCCGGAGCCGAGGGCGGCGACCTGCGCCTTGAGCAGTCCGACTTCTACGACTACCTGGGCGTCCAGTACCCCTTCCGGGACGGCGTGACCGGGCAGCCGGAGACCGCGCGCGCCAAGTCGATCGACTGCTCGGGATACATGCGGATGGTGTTCGGCTACCGCGCCCGCTACCCGCTGATGTCCTCGGACGGGTCGGGCGACGGCCTGCCGCGCACCGCCAACGGCATGGCCCGCTCGGACCAGGGTGCCGACGTCCTGCCGCTGACCGGTGTGTCGCCCAAGAGCCGGCCCACCGGCATCGACCAGCTCCAGCCCGGGGACCTCGTCTTCTTCAAGCTCGACGCCCGGACCGGGCAGCGCCTGGACCACGTCGGCATGGTGCTCGGCTACGACACCGAGGGCCACCTGCTCTTCATCTCCAGCCGCGAGGAGGTCAACGGCCCGACCATCGGCGACGTCGGCGGGGTGTCCCGGCTGGACGGCAACGGCTACTACGCCAAGACGCTGCGCAGCGCGAAGCGGCTCTGA
- the rplM gene encoding 50S ribosomal protein L13 encodes MRTYSPKPGDVTRQWHVIDAQDVVLGRLATTAASLLRGKHKPIYAPHVDTGDFVIIINADKVHLSGNKRTQKMAYRHSGYPGGLRSVRYDELLDKNPEKAIEKAVKGMLPKNTLGRQMLSKLKVYKGDQHPHAAQQPVPFEITQVAQ; translated from the coding sequence GTGCGTACGTACAGCCCCAAGCCCGGCGATGTGACGCGCCAGTGGCACGTCATCGACGCTCAGGACGTTGTCCTGGGTCGTCTCGCCACCACCGCCGCGTCCCTTCTGCGGGGCAAGCACAAGCCGATCTACGCGCCCCACGTCGACACCGGTGACTTCGTCATCATCATCAACGCCGACAAGGTGCACCTCTCCGGCAACAAGCGGACCCAGAAGATGGCGTACCGTCACTCCGGCTACCCGGGTGGTCTGCGCTCCGTCCGTTACGACGAGCTCCTCGACAAGAACCCCGAGAAGGCCATCGAGAAGGCCGTCAAGGGCATGCTCCCCAAGAACACTCTGGGCCGTCAGATGCTCTCGAAGCTGAAGGTCTACAAGGGTGACCAGCACCCGCACGCCGCCCAGCAGCCGGTGCCGTTCGAGATCACCCAGGTCGCGCAGTAA
- the rpsI gene encoding 30S ribosomal protein S9: MAETTAEQPLEELDIDSYTTESEVPVEGEYTSESMASRFGEPQPAAGLGRRKNAIARVRIVPGTGKWKINGRTLEDYFPNKVHQQEVNEPFKVLELEGRYDVIARISGGGVSGQAGALRLGVARALNEADVDNNRGALKKAGFLRRDDRAVERKKAGLKKARKAPQYSKR; the protein is encoded by the coding sequence GTGGCCGAGACCACTGCCGAGCAGCCGCTCGAAGAGCTTGACATCGACAGCTACACCACCGAGTCCGAGGTCCCCGTCGAGGGTGAGTACACCTCGGAGTCCATGGCCTCCCGCTTCGGCGAGCCCCAGCCGGCCGCCGGTCTGGGCCGTCGCAAGAACGCCATCGCCCGCGTCCGGATCGTTCCGGGCACCGGCAAGTGGAAGATCAACGGGCGCACCCTCGAGGACTACTTCCCGAACAAGGTGCACCAGCAGGAAGTCAACGAGCCCTTCAAGGTGCTCGAGCTCGAGGGCCGCTACGACGTCATCGCCCGCATCTCCGGTGGCGGTGTCTCCGGTCAGGCCGGTGCGCTCCGTCTCGGTGTCGCCCGCGCGCTGAACGAGGCCGACGTCGACAACAACCGCGGCGCCCTCAAGAAGGCCGGATTCCTCCGCCGCGACGACCGTGCGGTCGAGCGCAAGAAGGCCGGTCTGAAGAAGGCCCGTAAGGCCCCGCAGTACAGCAAGCGCTAA
- the glmM gene encoding phosphoglucosamine mutase, translating to MGRLFGTDGVRGVANADLTAEMALGLSVAAAHVLAEAGTFAGHRPTAVVGRDPRASGEFLEAAVVAGLASAGVDVLRVGVLPTPAVAYLTGELGADLGVMLSASHNAMPDNGIKFFARGGHKLADELEDRIESLYEEHRTGAPWDRPTGAGVGRVREYEEGFDRYVAHLLRVLPNRLDGLKVVLDEAHGAASRVSPEAFQRAGAEVVTIGAEPDGLNINDGCGSTHLDKIKAAVVEHGADLGIAHDGDADRCLAVDHSGEAVDGDQILAVLALAMREAATLRADTVVATVMSNLGFKLAMEREGIRLVQTGVGDRYVLEEMKAHGFALGGEQSGHVIVLDHATTGDGTLTGLLLAARVAQSGRPLRDLASVMERLPQVLINVPDVDKSRVTTSAELSAAVADAERELGATGRVLLRSSGTEPLVRVMVEAADIEQARSVAGRLADAVKSALG from the coding sequence GTGGGACGACTCTTCGGCACGGACGGCGTGCGCGGTGTCGCCAACGCGGACCTGACGGCGGAGATGGCCCTCGGCCTCTCCGTAGCCGCGGCGCACGTACTGGCCGAGGCGGGTACGTTCGCGGGACACCGGCCGACCGCGGTGGTCGGGCGTGACCCGCGCGCGTCCGGGGAGTTCCTGGAGGCCGCCGTGGTCGCGGGCCTCGCCAGCGCCGGTGTGGACGTCCTGCGGGTCGGCGTGCTGCCGACGCCCGCGGTGGCGTACCTCACCGGAGAGCTCGGTGCCGACCTCGGTGTGATGCTCTCCGCGAGCCACAACGCCATGCCCGACAACGGCATCAAGTTCTTCGCCCGCGGCGGGCACAAGCTCGCCGACGAGCTGGAGGACCGGATCGAGTCCCTCTACGAGGAGCACCGCACCGGCGCCCCGTGGGACCGGCCGACCGGGGCCGGGGTGGGCCGCGTACGCGAGTACGAGGAGGGCTTCGACCGGTACGTCGCGCATCTGCTGCGCGTCCTGCCGAACCGGCTCGACGGGCTGAAGGTCGTCCTCGACGAGGCGCACGGCGCCGCCTCCCGCGTCTCGCCCGAGGCGTTCCAGCGGGCCGGTGCCGAGGTCGTCACGATCGGGGCCGAGCCGGACGGGCTCAACATCAACGACGGGTGCGGCTCCACGCACCTGGACAAGATCAAGGCCGCCGTCGTCGAGCACGGGGCCGACCTGGGCATCGCGCACGACGGGGACGCCGACCGGTGCCTCGCCGTGGACCACTCCGGCGAGGCGGTGGACGGCGACCAGATCCTGGCCGTCCTCGCCCTGGCCATGCGGGAGGCCGCCACGCTGCGGGCCGACACGGTCGTGGCGACGGTGATGTCCAACCTCGGCTTCAAGCTCGCCATGGAGCGCGAGGGCATCCGGCTCGTGCAGACCGGCGTGGGTGACCGGTACGTTCTGGAGGAGATGAAGGCGCACGGGTTCGCCCTCGGGGGCGAGCAGTCCGGGCACGTGATCGTTCTCGACCATGCGACGACCGGCGACGGCACGCTGACCGGGCTGCTGCTCGCGGCGCGGGTCGCGCAGAGCGGGCGTCCGTTGCGGGATCTGGCGTCGGTGATGGAGCGGCTGCCGCAGGTGCTGATCAATGTGCCGGATGTCGACAAGTCCCGGGTGACGACGTCGGCCGAGCTGTCCGCGGCGGTCGCCGATGCGGAGCGGGAGCTGGGGGCCACGGGGCGAGTGCTGCTGCGGTCCTCGGGGACCGAGCCGTTGGTGCGGGTGATGGTGGAGGCCGCGGATATCGAGCAGGCTCGGTCTGTCGCCGGGCGGCTCGCCGATGCGGTGAAGTCCGCGTTGGGGTAG
- a CDS encoding DUF389 domain-containing protein: MLHLRLITPSGKTDDVVRLIDKTVGTTHLVVLPDTARNPAGDVVMCDVAREAGDELLTGLRELGIDTGGSIAVEAIDLSLSERADQAEADAPGEGADAVLWEQLTEATHEESTLSATYLAFITLATMIAACGVVLDNAILIVGAMAVGPEFGPLAGICTAIVRRKARLALRSLIALLVGFAVAMAVTVGFSLFMDAVDLFSERQLMADRPNTGFIYAPDWFSFVVAVLAGIAGTLSLTSAKSGALVGVAISVTTVPAAANAAVALSYGDMPQTQGSTEQLLLNLLGIIVAGTLTLLAQKGLWSTQRRRMNRP, from the coding sequence ATGCTGCACTTGCGCCTGATCACGCCGTCCGGGAAGACCGACGACGTGGTGCGACTGATCGACAAGACGGTCGGCACCACCCACCTCGTCGTGCTGCCGGACACCGCCCGCAACCCCGCCGGGGACGTCGTGATGTGCGACGTGGCGCGCGAGGCGGGCGACGAACTGCTCACCGGCCTGCGGGAGCTGGGCATCGACACCGGCGGCTCCATCGCCGTCGAGGCCATCGACCTGTCGCTGTCCGAGCGGGCCGACCAGGCCGAAGCCGACGCACCCGGCGAGGGCGCGGACGCGGTCCTGTGGGAGCAGCTGACCGAAGCGACGCACGAGGAGTCGACCCTCTCCGCCACGTACCTCGCGTTCATCACCCTGGCCACGATGATCGCGGCCTGCGGTGTCGTCCTGGACAACGCGATCCTGATCGTGGGCGCCATGGCGGTGGGCCCGGAGTTCGGCCCCCTCGCCGGCATCTGCACCGCGATCGTCCGCCGCAAGGCCCGCCTGGCCCTGCGCTCGCTGATCGCCCTCCTGGTGGGCTTCGCGGTGGCGATGGCGGTGACGGTCGGCTTCAGCCTCTTCATGGACGCGGTCGACCTGTTCAGCGAGCGGCAACTCATGGCGGACCGCCCCAACACGGGCTTCATCTACGCCCCCGACTGGTTCTCCTTCGTCGTGGCGGTCCTGGCCGGCATCGCCGGCACGCTCTCCCTGACCTCCGCCAAGTCGGGCGCCCTGGTGGGCGTGGCCATCTCGGTCACCACGGTCCCGGCCGCCGCGAACGCGGCAGTGGCTTTGAGCTACGGCGACATGCCCCAGACCCAGGGCTCCACGGAACAACTCCTGCTGAACCTGCTGGGCATCATCGTCGCCGGCACGCTGACCCTGCTGGCACAGAAAGGGCTCTGGTCCACACAACGCCGGCGGATGAACAGGCCTTGA
- the coaA gene encoding type I pantothenate kinase — MISPVSSISRSAHRQRPEATPYLDLTRAEWSALRDKTPLPLTAEEVEKLRGLGDVIDLDEVRDIYLPLSRLLNLYVGATDGLRGALNTFLGEQGSQSGTPFVIGVAGSVAVGKSTVARLLQALLSRWPEHPRVELVTTDGFLLPTQELQTRGLMSRKGFPESYDRRALTRFVADIKAGKDEVTAPVYSHLIYDIVPDEKLTVRRPDILIVEGLNVLQPALPGKDGRTRVGLADYFDFSVYVDARIEDIERWYLNRFRKLRATAFQDPSSYFRKYTQVSEEEALDYARTMWRTINQPNLVENIAPTRGRATLVVRKGPDHKVQRLSLRKL, encoded by the coding sequence GTGATCTCTCCGGTCTCCTCGATCTCCCGGAGCGCCCACCGGCAGCGGCCGGAGGCGACTCCCTACCTCGACCTCACCCGAGCCGAGTGGAGCGCGTTGCGCGACAAGACGCCGCTGCCGCTGACGGCCGAGGAGGTCGAGAAGCTGCGCGGTCTCGGTGACGTCATCGACCTCGACGAGGTGCGGGACATCTACCTCCCGCTGTCCAGACTCCTCAACCTCTACGTCGGTGCCACCGACGGCCTCAGAGGCGCGCTCAACACCTTCCTGGGCGAGCAGGGCTCCCAGTCCGGCACCCCGTTCGTCATAGGGGTCGCCGGTTCGGTCGCCGTGGGCAAGTCGACGGTCGCCCGGCTCCTGCAGGCCCTGCTCTCGCGCTGGCCGGAGCACCCGCGCGTCGAGCTGGTCACCACCGACGGCTTCCTGCTGCCCACCCAGGAGCTCCAGACCCGCGGCCTGATGTCGCGGAAAGGATTCCCCGAGTCCTACGACCGCCGCGCGCTGACCCGCTTCGTCGCCGACATCAAGGCCGGCAAGGACGAGGTCACGGCCCCCGTCTACTCCCACCTGATCTACGACATCGTCCCCGACGAAAAGCTCACGGTCCGCCGCCCCGACATCCTGATCGTCGAGGGGCTGAACGTCCTCCAGCCCGCCCTCCCCGGCAAGGACGGCCGCACCCGCGTCGGTCTCGCCGACTACTTCGACTTCAGCGTCTACGTCGACGCCCGTATCGAGGACATCGAGCGCTGGTACCTCAACCGCTTCCGCAAGCTGCGCGCGACCGCCTTCCAGGACCCGTCCTCGTACTTCCGCAAGTACACCCAGGTCTCGGAGGAGGAGGCCCTCGACTACGCCCGGACGATGTGGCGCACGATCAACCAGCCGAACCTGGTCGAGAACATCGCCCCCACCCGCGGCCGCGCCACCCTCGTCGTGCGCAAGGGCCCGGACCACAAGGTGCAGCGCCTCAGCCTGCGCAAGCTGTGA